From the genome of Medicago truncatula cultivar Jemalong A17 chromosome 2, MtrunA17r5.0-ANR, whole genome shotgun sequence:
AAGACCAACTTGCAGGAGGAAGAGAAAGGTCAAACTCTAACAGTTCCAGGAACACTTCTGGTTAGTTAAActctattagtttttcttttacaattacAAGGGCTACTAACTAGTTTCAATATTTTATGAAACAGATACCATGTCGAACTGCAATGAGAGCTCGATTTCCCTTGAATGGAACATACTTTCAAGTTAATGAGgtaaataattaaaactatTGCTACATGTTTGCCTCataatgttttgaaaaatacttatggtaacatttccctttttttcaGGTTTGTGCTGACTTTGCTTGATACAACCCATCAATGTTCCAAAACAATGGGTATGTTATCTAGAGAGACGCATAACATATTTTGGTACTGATGTATTGGCAATAACGAGAGGTAAATAATGAACATGATACactttgttctttttttaattgtcgACTTAAATTAGTTATTATACATAACAAGGAAATTAATGAACCatgttgttttgataaaattatttatctttttctccatgcaataaatagttaaaggtaCTTTTGACAAAACAAGAATGAATGTTACTTACACTCTccgatcattattataaacaaaaattaacattttagattcattcaaatTAGTTAAAGGtatctttttctaaaatattgattttttcttataataacgACTGGATACTTGAAAAGAATGAGTCTtgcaaaaatattgattttagacAATAATACTAAACAAACACTCctgtaataaaaaattaatattttctacaATACCGATACTTGAAAAGAAATGATGAGAATATTTTGACTTAATCATAGTGCaagtaatatataaatattcgATCAAATAAAAATGCAGGTATGTCTTATGAAGATAAATACATAAATTCTTTTTGAAAGGTAAGAACACAATATGTAATGTCCATTTATATTTTACAGGGTTCCTTTGTGTGAGAGCAATTGATACAATAACTGGAGCTCCAAAGCCTATATCATCTATATGGCATCGCAACACAACAAACCAAGTtcgaaagagaaacaaaaatgtGTCAACTGGGTCGCCAAAGGAGTTTTAATCAATACTTTTGGTTTTCCTTTTTACTGTGGTTAAGGATAATTTGTATGcttctttttgttctttttccaaATTCGAATTCAGTTTGTTTTAGAAATACTTGATTATCGTTTCTGCTAATGTATTTCAAGGGTTCAGTCTTTTGTTCGTTATGCACTCTTTTTTCCTTCATCAGGTTTCATCTGATTGGATTTCCCTGataaggtttttaacgaggcatACGATGTTCATGCCTTTGATTGTTTACTTTGAGTTTTGGTTAGTCCCCCAATATTtgtattttctcctttttattttggaaaatttcTCTTATCACCCACTTTCTGTTGATCTTACTGAGCATTATTGTAGAGTTTGATAAACTTATTATAATTATCACATATACTACTTATCTATAGCTAATAAAAGTTCTAACTTAGTTTAAACTTTATATGCTTTCTAGCAGTTACATTACGTCAAACAGTGGATACCAAATTTCCTAGCTTTATATTGTCTAAAGCTAAATTAAGAAGATAATATTTCTCTCTTTGAAGCatgaaaatatttatgatttcaaggcttatgatgttgtgtatagaTGTAGTCTAGGTGAGCTTCTAAAGTCATTCTTCTCTGCAtacaatcttcatcttcaatatTACACTTTTCCATTCCTAACATCTGtgaaatttcataacaaacacaatatataaggtatagtcttttaaaattaaaaaattggggAGTAAGAaagttattattaattaattaaaatatataattcaatttaCTCAAAAGTAGGAGAAAAACAAGTAAAgcacaataaaataaagttgtGTCTACCTTCAAAGATTCATCTCCTTCCAAATCCAAAACAAAGCTATCTCCTGAGACTTCAATTTTTGTGTTTGGTCCTAAAAAACCAATTTCTACTTTATTAAATACACAAGgagataaattaaaatgaagagtTACGTATTGCATGCTTACCTTGTTCATTGGTAAGTTCTCTGGCAAAGAGTATTGAGGAagaaagtagaaagaaaaggaaaaagatttGAGCTCCAAAGATAAAACTTAGCCTCATGTTCACTTCAAtaagaaaaaaggttttgaGATTGGGACTGTGAAGTGTAGAAGTAGAAGGGATAGTTTGGTGTTTGTACCAACAGAAAGCTATATATAAAAGTagaggaatgatattttgacatttaatttcaaataattttgggtgacaactttttttctcCATTCTTATTGAACAAtaacaatagaaagagaaaaaagaagagaaagaataaaagtACGATGAGAATATgatagagaaagttgtcaccaaaattgttaaaaatgattgtcaaaatatcattcttcATAGCACATACATGCAAGCAAGCAAAATGGTCACTGCTACTCACATGTGGATTTCTAAAAGAAGGCAGTTCCATTTAAATACGTGGGCCCAATCACCATTTTcatgtgaaattttaaatagaaaaatgttCTTTAAGATTAAAAATTGTTCTCTCACACCCTAAAATTATCACAATACCTCAAACGGCAGTTAATTACATTGTGCTACCCCTTAATTACCATAGTAACAAATGGCAATTAACTGTCATTAGTTGTATTAAAGTATTTTTTGGATGCGGGAGAACAATTTTTGAAGCTTAAAGAGCAGTGGCTTTTTAAATATTCACGTTTTTATAATAGTTTTaaggtcttgctaacaagtgtcccGAAATACCGTTTAAGGATCCCAAATATAGaaattattcttcaaaaaagtCAAACACTTCAAATTTTGATGCATTAAATActcatattttcataaaatttaccATTTAAAATCTTTAACCAGTGTCATGGAAGCACTTGTTAGTATTTCTCATACTTTTAAGAGCCTAAGTGGGGAGTGACCCTTAAAAAAAGGTGGGAAACGTCAATCACACTACATACAAACAAGAGAGATATTTTAGATTCGAATCAGTGCTTCAATTGACCAAACATCTCTGAAGTCCGATGCGGAGCGttaatctttttcttatttgtttgaCATTGAACTTGTGACCTCCACCTCTATTAACCTTTAACTCAAATTCGTTCAGCCACTCAACGCCTCAAACTCAATTATAGTTaccaataaattaaaattaaggttCAACTTAACTTAACCTTACAAAGGTAGTATGTAGGCTGCTGATTGTCTATCTTCTAATGTGagactctcaacaaatcttagATAGGCTTTTTTGTTGTTAACCATTTGGTTCCTAGGGAAATGATGCCATAGTAACCCGGAGTTTGACCGGGAGTTAAGTAAAGTCTGACTAAAAATTGTTCCACGTAATAATCGAACTTGGATTCTTAGATATGCTTCAATATCATACTAAAATTTGTGTTTGGTCTAATTCAATCTTACAaaactaactttttttataCGAAATCTTACAAAACTAACTTGTAAAATGATGAAAGTCAGTcacttttttttaggaaagtcGCTCACTTATAAACCTATGTTCAACTAATATCTTAACATGCGAGGCGATAATCTCATATGATCACAAGACTAAATCTATACTCcatttgttttatataattatcaCATTTACACTTTTTTctgtctcaaaataattttcattttaaaaagcaatgcaacatttattatatttctgcactaatatattcttatttattaaatttcacTCATCCACTAACTCATCACTACATATTTGATCCAGTGATCACACAGAAATGAGCTCTTATGGAAGATTGTTAACATTAACAAATGCTGTAAATTGCTTTCTCACGATGACACACTGCTGCTGCCACTAATACTTTGCATGCTCGTGTGACGAGACTCGACCAGAACATTATTTGTATTTGATGTACATGTGAAAGTGCTTTGGTCATTGTCGGCAATAGTGGTCCAAGCACTGTCTCAAAGGCAGTCCAACATCAATGTTTACATTAGTAAGTTGTTGACAGTAGTAACAAGTCAACCTTTTGGTTTGCACATCCTAACAGCTGTTGTCCAATTCCCAACCCTGTGTTTTTCCGCTGCCAGTTTAAATTTTTCTAAGTAACACTTGGCTAGCATAGTTGCATGGttgcatatatatatgtttaactggtttttatttgaatttgtgACTATAGAACTAGGCTTAAATTTATCCCCGTGAGCgtaactcaattggtagggatattgcatattatatgcaggagccggggttcgaaccccagacactccacttctccacaattaaattgtgtgagctctagccaataggctacttgaccaaaaaaaagaactagGCTTAAATGCGTCtttgttttagattttagtTGATCTTCgtgtttattttaagttttaagttGATTCAAAATATTGTTCATAGTTGAATAAACCATGATTTGGGtttactaaaaaagaaaatcaaaaaatgatttaaaactaattttataaataagttaaaTTCCAGCGCTATATTTTTAACCCAATTCTTTGAATGACTAAGAGCATCCATAATGGTGGGTGTTTTACCTATTTAGTACCGGAATTAATAAGCACCCTCGTTGTGGAGAGAAAATATTTGGGTCATGGGGGAGCTCGAGAGActgtccacatcgaggctagaacaaccccacaagcaagagagacgccacacttttacccaaaaccttaaggcaatgagtttatgggtcctcttacttataaggtgttcaacttTTACTTTCTattcgatgtgggacatataactcacacttgtacacaacaacaattaataggatctatttattcacttttttcttAGGTGCTAGGTTGGAGAGATTGAATGCTTATTAAATAAtatcattgaaaataaaataaaataaaatgatgtgtACATTCATGGCCCACTTAAACACCCAAAATGGAGTGCTATGTTGCAGATGGTCTAAGTGATAAAAATGACTAACTTATCAAAATATAAGTCACCAActtaaaacatttaaaacataaatgaccaacttaaaacttaaaataaaaataaggaatCAATCATGCAATTATTTCatacaaccatttctcctttggTACTTATAAACAAATAGGTGTCGGTGTCAATGCCATCCATTCATAGTGCTAAATTATATAAtcctttttcttattcttcATATGTGTATTATATCAAAATTCTCTTCATTACTCTTTGCTTCATCAAAGACTTCCTTTTTGGATCAATTATGAGTAACATTTTGGAccaactaaaacttaaaataaacatGAAGACCAACTTAAAAAGATTCCATATCACAAAATATTATAGTAGATTACATGAATACAACGTAGATTCCAAGTCGCTAAAACtgaaaaaatgatgaatatgcaACAAATCACATCATTCAGATTGATAGTATAGAAAGATAAAATGCCTACAAAAGTCACAAAATTAAAGTCACATCAtcaatcattgattgaatttgtaatgagtcaaaattgatttgTCAATTCTAACCAAACAAACATTGTAACAAGACGAAAAAAACCTAATAACATCGCACAAGACGATGCacaaaaaattatctaaaaccaTCTTTCCAATGGATAATTGAGAAGATGATAGGTTAGAGAGAAAATGAAgcttcttataaaaataaaaaaaaaaataaaaactagagTTGGCTCTTACTTCATCAACAACTCAGACATACATATGTTCTAATACAGCTATATAAGCTAATCCATTTGGTTATTTTAATAGAAGAACTCTAATTCACCGTGTGATGTTCAAGTTCATTTGTGATACTTGGCAAGTTTATGAagcttcaatattttttaaggcCTCATATTTGTTTAAAGCTGAATATTTTTTATCCTGATAGTGCTTCACCATGATAATTAACAATGTGCCTTTGGAGTAAAGGTAGATTCGATTTCTCACCAAGTGCTATGTGTTGTGTGGTGAAGCTGATTGTTACTCCACTTTGGAATTTCGAGTTTGTGATTTGTCTTTTTTTCCATCTAATTAATTGATATCGAGCTAGATCGAAGCCAAGATCCTTCTCTTTTGGAAGATTTGAATCTTACTACTACTCTTGctctaaatataaaaaattcaaaagaaataCCATTGTCATTGGAATTCAGCACGGGTGTATTTTATGTAGAACAATTTCTCTTGGAATTGCGTTTGATAATTAAAAGGTTATTCATAGCATacaccacaatttttttttaatttctttgcaATAATAACAACTATAATATGATGATCTATCTCTAAAATACATATTACCAAAGTCCCTTcccttatttttttggttaaataaaattattatgtttattCCTCTATAAATATCATTAAGATTTTAAACTGCATCGCCTCTATATCTACAATTCCTCTATATTAGCATTTCCGGGAGTAAAATAAATAGTCATGGCAACGGGGCTGGGGTGGGTTTTAACATACCCGGCCCCGCTTCACGGTACCCATCCCCACCTTCACACCCAAACCCGACGGGGATAGAAACTATACCCCCAGACTTGTCCCCAACGAGGACGGGTCTCCCGAACCCACTCCTACCCGCGAAAAgtgtagcaaaaaaaaaaaaaaaaaaaggtgaagcTAAGGTCAAGCAAGAACACCCttgaaataaatataatcaaaataattaaccTCAGTAATGATTTTCCAGAAACAAACGGAAAATCTCAAACTCAACTCTTCCACCTTTCTAAAATATGTCATAGTATGATCTTCAGTTTTCACATCCCAGACAAGTATTTTGAATCCGTACAAGTTTGGTTTTCTTATATTCAATAGATAGACTTAAATAAGTTATGGTTAAACAAGGACTTCTACATGAATCAGTAAATCTGTGTCAATGAGCACCGAAACCCAGGAAGTAAATAACATGGGAAATTCAACTTTGAACATTATTATTAGAATATCACCAACATCAGTCACATTTATCAAATTTACTGGCTTGGCTTTGTATTAAGAGGATATTactttaacataatttttagtATAAATACAAGTATTATGTCATAGGTATCATACCTTATTACTTCTATTAACTAACTCAAACTCAGTCTAATGAACCAATCAACTTAACTTTATTTTCACTTAACTAACCTATCAACTAATATTTTAGAATTGATACTTTTAAGTAAAATGAGGGTAATAAGGTAAATTCGCATAGACGGGTGCGTGGCAGGTGCGAGTATCCCCGACCCCACATTAAAACTCAGGGTTTTCCCCGCACCCAGACCCGATTACTTCGGTTTTCCCGTTAAAATTGGAGCGGGGGCAAGTAGGACCCGGCGGGTGCGGGTTGTGTTACCATGtctaaaaataaactatatgatTCTTAATACCGcaaaaaatactaacatttgCAATCGATGCATCCCCAGTTGCACTTACAATGCGATTTCACATTACTACAAAAGGTTTCAAATTGCAAGCAGAGtctaattaattaaatcaaatgtttttttgtagATAAACAAGATGACAATAGTCATTTGAAAACATAAAGACAAGTGAAAAAATTGCGGTTCAAACCCTAAT
Proteins encoded in this window:
- the LOC25487513 gene encoding putative phytosulfokines 6, translated to MRLSFIFGAQIFFLFFLLSSSILFARELTNEQGPNTKIEVSGDSFVLDLEGDESLKMLGMEKCNIEDEDCMQRRMTLEAHLDYIYTQHHKP